One window of Nocardia nova SH22a genomic DNA carries:
- a CDS encoding mycofactocin-coupled SDR family oxidoreductase: MTNRAESLHGQVALVTGAARGQGRAHAVRLAEEGADIIAIDVCAPVSDTVSYPAPTTEELDDTARSIESAGRKVLTRVVDIRDLAALESVVADGIEQFGRLDVVVANAGVLSWSRLWEMSEDQWDTVIDVNLSGTWRTLRAAVPAMIAAGNGGSIVIVSSSAGLKATPGNGHYAASKHGLVALTNTLALEAGEFGIRVNSIHPYSVDTPMVEPDAMMKLFADHPSYLHSFPPVPFQQAGDGRSGFMSCEQVADVVAWLAGPASASISGSQIAVDAGALKY; this comes from the coding sequence ATGACGAACCGGGCCGAGTCTCTGCACGGACAGGTGGCGCTGGTGACCGGAGCCGCGCGGGGGCAGGGTCGCGCCCATGCGGTGCGCCTGGCCGAGGAGGGCGCCGACATCATCGCCATCGATGTGTGCGCGCCCGTGTCCGATACCGTCAGCTACCCGGCGCCCACCACCGAGGAACTGGACGACACGGCGCGCTCCATCGAATCCGCCGGTCGCAAGGTGTTGACCCGCGTGGTCGACATCAGAGATCTGGCCGCGCTGGAATCCGTTGTGGCCGATGGGATCGAGCAGTTCGGCCGGCTCGATGTGGTGGTGGCCAACGCGGGAGTGCTCAGCTGGTCACGGCTGTGGGAGATGAGCGAGGACCAGTGGGACACGGTCATCGACGTCAATCTGAGCGGAACCTGGCGCACTCTGCGTGCCGCCGTGCCCGCGATGATCGCCGCCGGTAACGGCGGGTCGATCGTCATCGTGAGTTCATCGGCGGGCCTGAAGGCCACGCCCGGCAACGGTCACTACGCGGCGTCCAAACACGGGCTCGTCGCCCTCACCAACACTCTGGCGCTGGAGGCGGGCGAGTTCGGAATCCGGGTGAATTCCATCCACCCGTACTCGGTGGACACGCCGATGGTCGAGCCGGACGCGATGATGAAACTCTTCGCCGATCATCCCTCCTACCTGCACAGTTTCCCGCCCGTTCCGTTCCAGCAGGCAGGTGACGGCCGCAGCGGATTCATGTCCTGCGAGCAGGTCGCCGACGTCGTCGCCTGGCTGGCCGGCCCCGCTTCCGCCTCCATCAGCGGCAGCCAGATCGCGGTCGACGCCGGCGCGCTCAAATACTGA
- a CDS encoding NAD-dependent epimerase/dehydratase family protein, whose product MSIQNLVIGASGFLGSHVAGLLVARGERVRVMVRETSSRRALEGLNVEYVVGELEDRQALRTAMAGCEVVYYCVVDARPWLRDPAPLFHTNVAALNTVLEVAAKAELRRFVFTSSVATLPIGDEVIDEDSGPHNWTHLGGAYVRSRVEAEESVLRYAREHNLPAVAMCVANTYGPGDYLPTPHGAFVAAAAHGKMPVYVRGAGAEVVDIRDAALALVLAGEHGSAGHRYIVSAGWRNTRELHDFAARVAGAAPARYGLFPAMLSVAGLVGEVVARWTGKDVRVTRTTMRLMHTMTPLDHSKAERDLGWRPRPIEDTITDAVKFFTTRRRRADTPASSAGPRPHRSE is encoded by the coding sequence GTGAGCATCCAGAACTTGGTCATCGGCGCGTCCGGATTCCTCGGTTCCCATGTGGCAGGTCTTCTGGTAGCCCGTGGCGAGCGCGTGCGGGTGATGGTGCGTGAGACCAGCTCCCGGCGAGCGCTGGAGGGCCTGAATGTGGAGTATGTGGTCGGAGAACTCGAAGACCGGCAGGCACTGCGCACGGCCATGGCCGGGTGCGAGGTCGTCTACTACTGCGTGGTCGATGCCCGGCCCTGGTTGCGCGACCCGGCGCCACTGTTCCACACGAATGTGGCGGCGCTGAACACGGTGCTCGAGGTGGCGGCGAAAGCCGAACTGCGTCGCTTCGTCTTCACCAGTTCGGTAGCGACGCTGCCGATCGGCGACGAGGTGATCGACGAGGACTCCGGGCCGCACAACTGGACCCACCTCGGCGGCGCCTACGTCCGTTCCCGGGTCGAGGCGGAGGAGTCGGTGCTCCGCTACGCGCGTGAGCACAACTTACCTGCCGTCGCGATGTGCGTGGCCAACACCTATGGCCCCGGCGACTACCTGCCGACCCCGCACGGCGCGTTCGTCGCCGCGGCCGCCCACGGCAAGATGCCGGTCTACGTCCGCGGCGCGGGCGCCGAGGTCGTCGATATCCGTGATGCGGCGCTCGCACTCGTACTCGCCGGAGAACACGGCAGCGCCGGACATCGCTACATCGTCTCGGCGGGCTGGCGAAACACCCGTGAACTACACGATTTCGCTGCTCGCGTCGCCGGTGCCGCCCCGGCACGTTACGGGCTGTTCCCGGCGATGCTGTCAGTCGCCGGACTGGTCGGGGAAGTCGTGGCCCGGTGGACCGGCAAGGACGTACGCGTCACACGAACGACGATGCGTTTGATGCACACGATGACGCCGCTCGATCACTCGAAGGCCGAACGCGACCTCGGCTGGCGTCCGCGGCCGATCGAAGACACCATCACCGACGCCGTGAAGTTCTTCACCACCCGCCGCCGGCGCGCCGACACCCCGGCCTCTTCCGCCGGCCCGCGACCCCATCGAAGCGAGTAG
- a CDS encoding alpha/beta hydrolase gives MPHDGNPYPTLPLDRELEAQASALSTQFSDHVTLEMVPHLRAALAAAPDPTPELLAAAGLTQRDVTIKGYEGVDLEATVIARADHEGHGPGLYHLHGGGMTVGHRKLGVPAFIPWVVEHDAVLVTVDYRLSPEFPDPYPVEDSYAGLVWTAEHADELGIDPDRIVVLGQSAGACLSAGTALLARDRQGPRLLGQVLCYPMLDDRHETVSADQCADGLIWTRASSETAWDAYLGEQRASGNISYYAAPSRATDLSGLPPAYIDCGSNELFRDENIAYANELWKAGVQTELHVWAGGFHGFDMIATDTTVVDAAHAARASWIARVLGS, from the coding sequence ATGCCACACGACGGAAACCCGTACCCCACCCTGCCGCTCGACCGCGAACTCGAAGCACAGGCGTCGGCGCTCTCGACGCAGTTCTCGGACCACGTGACCCTCGAGATGGTTCCGCACTTGCGGGCAGCTCTCGCGGCGGCACCGGACCCCACGCCGGAGCTCCTCGCGGCGGCGGGATTGACCCAGCGGGACGTCACCATCAAGGGCTACGAAGGCGTCGATCTGGAAGCGACGGTGATCGCACGAGCGGATCACGAGGGCCACGGACCGGGGCTCTATCACCTTCACGGGGGCGGCATGACGGTCGGTCATCGGAAGCTGGGGGTGCCGGCGTTCATTCCGTGGGTTGTCGAACACGACGCAGTGCTGGTGACCGTCGACTATCGACTGTCGCCGGAGTTCCCGGACCCCTATCCGGTGGAGGACAGCTATGCCGGGTTGGTCTGGACCGCGGAGCACGCCGACGAACTCGGAATCGACCCGGACCGGATCGTGGTGCTCGGCCAGAGCGCCGGAGCATGCCTGTCGGCCGGGACCGCGCTGCTCGCTCGCGACCGGCAGGGGCCGCGGCTGCTGGGGCAGGTGCTGTGCTACCCGATGCTCGATGACCGGCACGAGACCGTCTCCGCCGACCAATGCGCGGATGGCCTGATCTGGACCCGAGCGAGCAGTGAGACCGCGTGGGACGCCTACCTCGGAGAGCAGCGGGCGAGCGGGAACATCTCGTACTACGCTGCCCCGTCCCGCGCCACGGACCTGTCGGGACTGCCTCCCGCCTATATCGATTGCGGTTCCAACGAGCTGTTCCGTGACGAGAACATCGCCTACGCGAACGAGTTGTGGAAGGCGGGCGTTCAGACCGAGCTCCACGTATGGGCCGGCGGGTTCCACGGCTTCGACATGATCGCGACCGATACGACCGTCGTCGATGCCGCACACGCCGCCCGCGCCTCGTGGATTGCGAGGGTGCTGGGCTCATGA
- the prpD gene encoding 2-methylcitrate dehydratase PrpD, translating into MKNHLVRTHRSAEAFPREEHLAWRIAEVATDPVEVAPETEEMIVNRIIDNAAVAAASLTRRPVSNARAQALAHPYQPGSTVFGVEGRFSPEWAAWANGVAVRELDFHDTFLAAEYSHPGDNIPSILAVAQHTGRSGRDLIRGLATGYEIQVDLVRAICLHEHKIDHVAHLGPSAAAGIGTLLGLDTETVYQAIGQALHTTTATRQSRKGEISSWKAYAPAFAGKMAVEAVDRAMRGEGAPSPIWEGEDGVIAWLLGGPKVEYSVPLPGPGEPKRGILDTYTKEHSAEYQSQAPIDLAFRLRERIGDLDQIASIVLHTSHHTHYVIGTGSNDPQKFDPKASRETLDHSIMYIFAVALQDGTWHHERSYAPERAQRPDTVELWNKISTAEDPEWTRRYHSTDPNEKAFGARAEVTLKSGEVIVDELAVADAHPLGARPFARDQYIAKFRTLAEGVIEPAEQDRFLEVVQRIPELPAEELHQLNFTVSDEVLARATKSPKGLF; encoded by the coding sequence ATGAAGAATCATCTCGTCCGTACGCACCGTTCCGCCGAGGCGTTCCCGCGTGAGGAGCATCTCGCGTGGCGGATCGCCGAGGTTGCCACCGATCCGGTGGAGGTCGCGCCGGAGACGGAGGAGATGATCGTCAACCGGATCATCGACAATGCCGCGGTGGCCGCCGCGTCGCTGACTCGGCGTCCGGTGTCGAATGCTCGCGCTCAGGCGCTGGCGCATCCGTACCAGCCGGGTTCGACCGTGTTCGGTGTCGAGGGCCGGTTTTCGCCGGAGTGGGCGGCGTGGGCCAACGGCGTCGCGGTGCGCGAACTCGACTTCCACGACACCTTCCTGGCCGCCGAGTACTCGCACCCCGGCGACAACATCCCCTCGATCCTCGCGGTCGCCCAGCACACCGGACGCAGCGGTCGTGATCTGATCCGTGGTCTGGCAACGGGTTACGAGATCCAGGTGGACCTGGTGCGCGCGATCTGCCTGCACGAGCACAAGATCGACCACGTCGCCCACCTGGGCCCGTCGGCCGCGGCGGGTATCGGCACGCTGCTGGGCCTGGACACCGAGACGGTGTATCAGGCGATCGGCCAGGCGTTGCACACCACGACCGCGACCCGGCAGTCGCGTAAGGGTGAGATCTCCAGCTGGAAGGCTTATGCTCCGGCGTTCGCGGGCAAGATGGCGGTGGAGGCCGTGGATCGTGCGATGCGGGGTGAGGGTGCGCCGTCGCCGATCTGGGAGGGCGAGGACGGGGTGATCGCGTGGCTGCTGGGTGGTCCGAAGGTCGAGTACTCGGTGCCGTTGCCGGGGCCGGGTGAGCCCAAGCGCGGGATTCTGGATACCTACACCAAGGAGCATTCCGCGGAGTATCAGAGTCAGGCGCCGATCGATCTGGCGTTCCGGCTGCGGGAGCGGATCGGTGATTTGGATCAGATCGCGTCGATCGTGCTGCACACCAGCCACCACACCCACTATGTGATCGGTACCGGTTCGAACGATCCGCAGAAGTTCGATCCCAAGGCGTCGCGCGAGACCCTGGACCACTCGATCATGTACATCTTCGCGGTCGCCCTGCAGGACGGCACCTGGCATCACGAGCGTTCCTACGCTCCCGAGCGGGCCCAGCGCCCGGACACCGTCGAGTTGTGGAACAAGATCTCCACCGCGGAGGATCCGGAGTGGACCCGCCGCTATCACTCCACCGACCCGAACGAGAAGGCCTTCGGTGCCCGCGCCGAGGTCACGCTGAAGAGCGGTGAGGTGATCGTCGACGAACTCGCCGTCGCCGACGCGCATCCGCTGGGCGCGCGGCCGTTCGCCCGTGACCAGTACATCGCCAAGTTCCGCACTCTGGCCGAGGGTGTCATCGAACCCGCCGAGCAGGACCGCTTCCTCGAGGTGGTCCAGCGAATTCCGGAGCTGCCCGCCGAGGAACTGCATCAGCTCAACTTCACCGTCTCCGATGAGGTGCTCGCCCGCGCAACCAAGTCGCCGAAGGGACTGTTCTGA
- the prpB gene encoding methylisocitrate lyase → MTGLLAADTAAADKRAAFKTGLNSGTIQRYPGAFNPLVAKLIQEIGFEGVYVSGAVLSADLALPDIGLTTLTEVTERGQQIARVTDLPTLIDADTGFGEPMSAARTVTVIEDAGIAGLHLEDQVNPKRCGHLDGKAVVPTDEMVRRLRAAITARRDPNFVICARTDAAGIEGIDAAIERARAYADAGADLIFTEALHTQADFEKFRAAVDIPLLANMTEFGKSQLMSAEILESIGYNAVIYPVTTLRLAMFAAEAGLREIYEEGTQAGLLDRMQHRSRLYELLQYERYNEFDSDIFNFTLRRDQ, encoded by the coding sequence ATGACCGGACTACTCGCCGCCGACACCGCCGCAGCCGACAAGCGCGCCGCATTCAAGACCGGACTCAACTCCGGCACGATCCAGCGCTATCCCGGTGCGTTCAACCCGTTGGTGGCCAAGCTGATTCAGGAGATCGGCTTCGAGGGTGTGTATGTCTCCGGCGCCGTGCTCTCGGCCGACTTGGCACTGCCCGACATCGGCCTCACCACCCTGACCGAGGTGACCGAGCGCGGCCAGCAGATAGCCCGCGTCACCGACCTGCCGACGCTCATCGACGCCGACACCGGATTCGGTGAACCCATGAGCGCGGCCCGCACGGTCACCGTGATCGAAGACGCCGGAATCGCCGGACTGCACCTCGAGGACCAGGTCAACCCCAAACGCTGCGGCCACCTCGACGGTAAGGCCGTCGTCCCCACCGACGAGATGGTGCGGCGGTTACGTGCGGCGATCACCGCACGACGCGACCCGAACTTCGTGATCTGCGCCCGCACCGACGCCGCCGGGATCGAGGGCATCGACGCCGCGATCGAACGGGCGCGGGCCTACGCCGACGCGGGCGCCGATCTGATCTTCACCGAGGCGCTGCACACCCAGGCCGATTTCGAGAAGTTCCGCGCAGCGGTCGACATACCGTTGCTGGCCAATATGACCGAGTTCGGCAAGTCCCAGCTGATGTCGGCCGAGATTCTCGAATCCATCGGCTACAACGCGGTGATCTACCCGGTCACCACGCTACGCCTGGCCATGTTCGCCGCCGAGGCCGGGCTGCGCGAAATCTACGAGGAGGGAACCCAAGCCGGTCTGCTGGATCGCATGCAGCACCGCAGCCGTCTCTACGAACTCCTGCAGTACGAGCGCTACAACGAATTCGATTCCGACATCTTCAATTTCACTCTGCGAAGGGACCAGTGA
- a CDS encoding bifunctional 2-methylcitrate synthase/citrate synthase has protein sequence MTETATPTIYKGLAGVVVDTTAISKVVPETNSLTYRGYAVQDLAAHCTFEQVAYLLWHGELPTDAQYAQSLRQEHTSRRADRSLLSLIATMPGNCHPMDVVRTAISYLGAEDPAEDDNSAKANRDKALRMLAVLPTIIAADHRRRHGLEPIEPDSNLGYAENFLNMCFGKVPAPELVKAFEVSLILYAEHSFNASTFAARVVTSTLSDIYSAVTAAIGALKGPLHGGANEAVMRDMLEIDDPALAEQWLRNKLANKEKVMGFGHRVYKNGDSRVPTMRKAFLDIAASTGGQKWVEMYEILERTMNDATGIKPNLDFPTGPAYYLLGFDIEVFTPIFVMSRITGWTAHIIEQGESNALIRPLSEYVGVPQRAVVA, from the coding sequence ATGACGGAGACCGCGACACCCACCATCTACAAGGGACTCGCCGGCGTCGTCGTCGACACCACCGCGATCTCGAAGGTGGTCCCGGAAACCAACTCGCTGACCTACCGCGGCTACGCCGTCCAGGACCTGGCCGCACACTGCACCTTCGAACAGGTCGCCTACCTGCTGTGGCACGGTGAACTGCCCACCGACGCGCAATACGCGCAGTCGCTGCGGCAGGAGCACACGTCCCGCCGGGCGGACCGGTCGCTGCTGTCGCTGATCGCCACGATGCCCGGCAACTGCCATCCGATGGATGTCGTGCGGACCGCGATCAGCTATCTGGGCGCCGAAGACCCGGCCGAGGACGACAACTCTGCAAAGGCCAACCGCGACAAGGCATTACGCATGCTCGCGGTGCTGCCGACCATCATCGCCGCGGACCATCGCCGTCGCCACGGCTTGGAGCCGATCGAGCCGGATTCGAATTTGGGGTACGCGGAGAACTTCCTGAACATGTGCTTCGGGAAGGTGCCCGCGCCGGAACTGGTGAAGGCCTTCGAGGTTTCGCTGATCCTGTACGCCGAGCACAGCTTCAACGCCTCCACCTTCGCCGCGCGGGTGGTCACCTCGACGCTGTCGGACATCTACAGTGCCGTCACCGCCGCGATCGGCGCGCTCAAGGGACCGCTGCACGGCGGCGCCAACGAGGCCGTCATGCGCGACATGCTCGAGATCGACGATCCCGCTCTGGCCGAGCAGTGGCTGCGCAACAAGCTGGCGAACAAGGAAAAGGTCATGGGGTTCGGCCACCGGGTCTACAAGAACGGTGATTCCCGGGTGCCGACGATGCGCAAGGCATTCCTCGACATCGCCGCGAGCACCGGTGGGCAGAAGTGGGTCGAGATGTACGAGATCCTCGAGCGCACCATGAACGACGCCACGGGGATCAAGCCGAATCTCGACTTCCCCACGGGCCCGGCCTATTACCTGCTCGGATTCGATATCGAGGTGTTCACCCCGATCTTCGTGATGAGCCGGATCACCGGGTGGACCGCGCACATCATCGAACAGGGCGAGTCCAATGCCCTGATCCGGCCGCTGAGCGAATACGTCGGCGTGCCACAGCGCGCCGTCGTAGCCTGA
- the acs gene encoding acetate--CoA ligase — protein MNESRSYPPPATLAANANVKIDAYAAATVDRLGFWARQAGRLTWATRWDRVLDWSDAPFAKWFTGGTINAAYNCVDRHVEAGNGDKVAIHWVGEPVTGSPDDSRDITYRQLKDEVSRAANAMTALGVIKGDRVAIHMPMIPEAIVAMLACARIGAPHTVVFGGFSADALASRIADCEAKLVVTADGGYRRGSASALKPTVDAALERLGSANPVEHVIVVRRTGQDVRFDEAIDLWWHDVVGGASTAHTPEAFDADHPLFVMYTSGTTGKPKGILHTTGGYLTSAAYTHHAVFDLKPDTDVYWCTADIGWITGHSYIVYGPLANGATQVLYEGTPDSPDPGRWWKIIEDYKVTLFYTAPTAIRSCMKQGREIPDKYNLTSLRILGSAGEPINPEAYLWYHEVIGGGRAPVVDTWWQTETGAIMISPLPGVTAGKPGSAMTAVPGIAVDVVDDDGISVPKGSSGYLVVTAPWPSMLRTIWGDDERYVDTYWSRFQAQGYYFAGDGAKRDADGDIWVLGRVDDVMNVSGHRLSTAEIESALVSHPKVAESAVVGATDADTGQAVVAYVILRDFVIEQAGDEGVDNEAVVRELSDHVRKEIGPIAKPRQIMIVDGLPKTRSGKIVRRLLRDVAEGRAVGDTQTLADPSVMDLIAGDTTNVT, from the coding sequence ATGAACGAATCACGCTCGTATCCGCCACCAGCGACGCTGGCCGCGAACGCAAATGTCAAGATCGACGCGTACGCCGCCGCGACGGTCGACCGCTTGGGCTTCTGGGCTCGGCAGGCCGGGCGGCTGACCTGGGCCACGAGATGGGACCGGGTCCTCGACTGGTCCGACGCACCGTTCGCGAAGTGGTTCACCGGTGGCACCATCAACGCGGCCTACAACTGCGTCGACCGCCACGTGGAGGCCGGCAACGGTGACAAGGTCGCGATCCATTGGGTCGGCGAACCCGTCACGGGAAGCCCGGACGACAGCCGCGACATCACCTACCGTCAGCTCAAAGACGAGGTGTCCCGGGCCGCCAATGCCATGACCGCCCTCGGCGTCATCAAGGGCGACCGGGTCGCGATCCACATGCCGATGATCCCCGAGGCCATCGTCGCGATGCTGGCCTGCGCCCGGATCGGCGCCCCGCACACCGTGGTGTTCGGCGGATTCTCCGCGGACGCCTTGGCGAGCAGGATCGCGGACTGCGAGGCCAAGCTCGTCGTGACCGCGGACGGTGGCTATCGTCGCGGATCGGCGTCCGCGCTGAAGCCGACGGTCGATGCGGCCCTCGAGCGTCTCGGCAGCGCGAACCCCGTGGAACACGTCATCGTCGTGCGCCGCACCGGCCAAGACGTGCGATTCGACGAGGCGATCGACCTGTGGTGGCACGACGTCGTCGGCGGCGCCTCCACCGCCCACACACCCGAGGCGTTCGACGCCGACCACCCGCTGTTCGTGATGTACACCTCGGGCACCACCGGCAAACCCAAGGGCATCCTGCACACCACCGGCGGCTACCTCACCAGCGCCGCCTACACCCATCACGCCGTGTTCGACCTGAAGCCCGACACCGACGTCTACTGGTGCACCGCCGACATCGGCTGGATCACCGGTCATTCCTACATCGTCTACGGGCCGCTCGCGAACGGGGCCACGCAGGTCCTCTACGAAGGAACGCCCGACTCTCCGGACCCCGGCCGCTGGTGGAAGATCATCGAGGACTACAAGGTCACGCTCTTCTACACCGCGCCCACCGCCATCCGGTCCTGCATGAAACAGGGACGCGAGATCCCAGACAAGTACAACTTGACCTCGCTGCGGATTCTCGGCTCCGCTGGCGAGCCGATCAACCCCGAGGCCTACCTCTGGTATCACGAGGTCATCGGCGGCGGGCGTGCACCCGTGGTCGACACCTGGTGGCAGACCGAGACCGGCGCGATCATGATCTCCCCACTTCCCGGCGTGACCGCCGGCAAACCCGGCTCCGCGATGACCGCGGTCCCGGGCATCGCGGTGGATGTCGTCGACGACGACGGCATCTCCGTCCCGAAGGGGTCCAGCGGCTACCTCGTCGTCACCGCCCCGTGGCCATCGATGCTGCGCACCATCTGGGGCGACGACGAGCGGTACGTCGACACATACTGGTCGCGCTTCCAGGCACAGGGTTACTATTTCGCCGGCGATGGGGCGAAGCGGGACGCGGACGGTGACATCTGGGTCCTGGGTCGAGTCGACGATGTCATGAACGTTTCCGGCCACCGGCTCTCGACGGCGGAGATCGAGTCCGCCCTCGTCTCCCATCCCAAGGTCGCCGAGTCCGCCGTCGTCGGCGCCACCGATGCCGACACCGGACAGGCGGTCGTCGCCTACGTCATTCTCCGCGACTTCGTCATCGAACAAGCCGGAGACGAGGGCGTGGACAACGAGGCTGTGGTGCGGGAGCTGTCCGATCATGTGCGCAAGGAGATCGGTCCGATCGCCAAGCCACGTCAGATCATGATCGTCGACGGTCTCCCCAAGACCCGATCGGGCAAGATCGTGCGCCGCCTGCTGCGCGATGTCGCCGAGGGCCGCGCCGTCGGCGATACCCAGACCCTCGCCGACCCGTCGGTCATGGACCTCATCGCCGGCGACACCACCAACGTCACCTGA
- a CDS encoding triacylglycerol lipase, giving the protein MKKLTAIGSVAAGVITVALGATPFAPAPSAHASPDTFYEYTGGQPLSTIAPGTVLDTRTLPYHVFGLATPVTAVQLLYRTTDARQRPSVNVTSVLIPPDAKTGEAVAYQSAYDSLNPADGTSRAIAGDNPVTLTNGEGADFAPFLAQGRPVIVADTEGPTADFLVGPVYGPATLDSIRAATHSAATGLGPQTRIGLLGYSGGGLGTAWTAALAPSYAPDVNAQLVGAALGGLPVNPAQMLRYIAESPLWAGMAPMVIVGLARAYDIDLTSYLTDLGAQFVSEFSRVPLTQVLGQHQGVTWAQMFKAKYGTPAAIAPLAEAMRKVNLGSAPTPTTPMFIGQAANGAMVGANDAQPGIGPGDGVTIAGDVRSLARQYCGTGNDSIVYHQYDTLEHTTAVPGWMAEALPWLNDRFAGISAPGNCPAIAAGNPLTSP; this is encoded by the coding sequence GTGAAGAAGTTGACCGCCATCGGCAGCGTGGCCGCGGGCGTCATCACCGTGGCCCTCGGGGCCACGCCGTTTGCACCCGCGCCGTCGGCTCACGCAAGCCCGGACACGTTCTACGAGTACACCGGCGGCCAGCCGCTGTCCACGATCGCCCCTGGCACCGTACTCGACACCCGCACACTGCCCTACCACGTCTTCGGCCTGGCGACCCCGGTCACCGCGGTGCAACTGCTGTACCGCACGACCGACGCCCGACAACGGCCGAGCGTGAACGTCACGTCCGTTCTCATACCGCCCGACGCCAAGACCGGCGAAGCGGTGGCCTACCAATCCGCCTACGACTCCTTGAACCCCGCCGACGGCACCTCACGCGCCATCGCCGGGGACAACCCCGTCACCCTGACCAACGGCGAAGGAGCGGATTTCGCTCCGTTCCTGGCGCAGGGGCGGCCGGTCATCGTCGCCGACACGGAGGGGCCGACCGCCGACTTCCTCGTCGGACCCGTATACGGTCCCGCCACACTCGATTCCATCCGCGCGGCGACACATTCCGCCGCCACCGGCCTCGGCCCACAGACGCGGATCGGATTGCTCGGCTACTCCGGCGGAGGGCTCGGCACGGCGTGGACCGCGGCGCTCGCGCCCTCCTACGCGCCCGACGTCAACGCACAACTGGTCGGCGCGGCCCTCGGCGGACTGCCGGTCAATCCGGCTCAAATGCTGCGCTACATCGCCGAGAGCCCGCTGTGGGCAGGAATGGCGCCGATGGTCATCGTCGGCCTCGCCCGCGCCTACGACATAGACCTGACGTCGTATCTCACCGATCTCGGCGCCCAGTTCGTGTCCGAATTCAGCCGCGTCCCCCTGACCCAGGTGCTCGGTCAGCACCAAGGAGTGACCTGGGCACAGATGTTCAAGGCGAAATACGGCACTCCCGCCGCGATCGCCCCGCTCGCCGAAGCGATGCGCAAGGTCAACCTCGGGTCCGCCCCGACTCCGACCACGCCGATGTTCATCGGACAAGCCGCCAACGGCGCGATGGTGGGGGCCAATGACGCGCAACCGGGAATCGGGCCCGGCGACGGCGTGACGATCGCCGGTGACGTACGCAGCCTGGCCCGCCAGTACTGCGGTACCGGTAACGACTCGATCGTCTACCACCAGTACGACACCCTCGAGCACACGACCGCGGTGCCGGGGTGGATGGCCGAAGCCTTGCCCTGGCTCAACGACCGGTTCGCGGGCATCTCGGCACCCGGCAACTGTCCGGCCATCGCAGCCGGAAATCCCCTCACAAGTCCCTGA
- a CDS encoding TetR/AcrR family transcriptional regulator: MDLSDPRVRRSRAAIMDATIALVTERETSAISMTELAEAAGVSRPVLYQHYGDRDRILCAAMTALIDRELMPNFAPDLADPLLAAQTLTEHFAHHRRFYRALLLGPAALMVLRTITDLFIASGAEALRQRSDGTVSEARIHELAKFLSSGGAMALAEWLVDGSEPLDPATRAAMLIRLDQTFSRIRPLALPD, translated from the coding sequence ATGGACTTGTCCGACCCGCGGGTGCGGCGATCGCGGGCCGCGATCATGGATGCGACCATCGCGCTGGTCACCGAACGTGAGACGTCGGCGATTTCGATGACCGAGCTGGCCGAAGCGGCCGGAGTGAGCCGCCCGGTCCTGTACCAGCACTACGGCGACCGTGACCGCATACTGTGTGCGGCGATGACCGCGCTGATCGATCGAGAACTGATGCCGAACTTCGCTCCCGATCTCGCCGATCCGTTGCTGGCCGCGCAGACGCTGACCGAACATTTCGCGCACCACCGCCGCTTCTATCGCGCGCTGCTGCTCGGGCCGGCGGCGTTGATGGTTCTGCGCACGATCACCGATCTGTTCATCGCTTCGGGCGCCGAGGCGCTGCGGCAACGCAGCGACGGCACTGTTTCCGAAGCTCGGATTCACGAACTGGCGAAGTTCTTGTCCTCCGGTGGCGCCATGGCGCTCGCCGAATGGCTCGTCGACGGATCCGAACCGTTGGATCCGGCGACGCGGGCGGCCATGCTGATACGCCTCGATCAGACCTTCTCTCGCATCCGGCCCCTCGCGCTGCCGGACTGA